One Setaria italica strain Yugu1 chromosome II, Setaria_italica_v2.0, whole genome shotgun sequence DNA segment encodes these proteins:
- the LOC101760766 gene encoding 50S ribosomal protein L9, chloroplastic, with the protein MASPSCASTLPLTSAFPSRSSSRPLAGRLLTASRRAPSLVIVAQGKVKKYRQVILTDDIEEVGRKGDTLKVRAGFYRNFLLPKGKATLLTPEVLKEMQLEQERIEAEKKRVKEEAQQLAQVFETIGAFKIPRKGGKGKQIFGSVTAQDIVDIIKSQLNRDVDKRLVTVPEIREIGEYVAEIKLHPDVTARVRLNVYAK; encoded by the exons ATGGCGTCGCCGTCGTGCGCCTCCACGCTGCCTCTGACGTCCGCCTTCCCCTCCCGCTCTTCCTCTCGGCCGCTAGCGGGGCGCCTCCTCACGGCGTCTCGCCGGGCTCCGTCTCTGGTCATCGTCGCCCAGGGAAAGGTCAAGAAGTACCGCCAG GTCATACTGACAGACGACATAGAAGAGGTGGGGAGGAAAGGGGATACATTGAAGGTGCGAGCTGGATTCTACCGCAATTTCCTCCTTCCCAAGGGCAAGGCTACGCTTCTAACCCCAGAAGTCCTCAA GGAAATGCAACTAGAACAGGAAAGAATAGAAGCTGAGAAGAAGCGG GTTAAAGAAGAGGCGCAACAACTTGCTCAAGTTTTTGAAACCATTGGGGCTTTCAAGATTCCACGCAAAGgtggaaaaggaaaacaaatctTTGGGAG CGTCACGGCACAAGATATTGTTGACATAATAAAGTCGCAACTTAACAG GGATGTGGACAAGAGGCTTGTGACAGTTCCAGAAATCCGTGAAATCGGAGAGTATGTTGCGGAGATTAAGCTTCACCCGGACGTGACAGCTCGAGTAAGGCTGAACGTCTACGCGAAATGA
- the LOC101761686 gene encoding glucosamine 6-phosphate N-acetyltransferase 1 → MEESPHAPVAAEAGAGAGAEAAGDSYIIRPLDLADLSKGFFDLLAQLSPSPPLSEEAFRARFAELAALGADHLVLVAEEAATGRLAAAGAMLVERKFIRRCGLVGHLEDVVVDAAARGRGLGERLVRRLVEHARGRGCYKVILNCTTELKGFYAKCGFEEKNVQMGLYF, encoded by the coding sequence ATGGAAGAGTCACCACACGCTCCCgtcgcggcggaggccggcgccggcgccggcgcggaggccgccggcgacTCCTACATTATCCGGCCGCTCGATCTCGCCGACCTCTCCAAGGGCTTCTTCGACCTTCTCGCGCAGCTTTCCCCATCCCCGCCGCTCTCAGAGGAAGCCTTCCGCGCGCGCTTCGCGGAGCTCGCAGCGCTGGGTGCCGACCACCTGGTTCTCGTCGCGGAGGAAGCCGCGAcgggccgcctcgccgccgcgggggcgatGCTGGTGGAGCGCAAGTTCATCCGGCGCTGCGGCCTCGTGGGCCACCTCGAAGACGTGGTGGTGGACGCTGCTGCGAGGGGGCGGGGGCTCGGGGAGCGACTCGTGCGCCGCCTCGTGGAACACGCAAGAGGGAGGGGGTGCTACAAGGTCATACTGAACTGCACGACCGAGCTGAAGGGGTTCTACGCCAAGTGCGGCTTCGAGGAGAAGAATGTCCAGATGGGGCTCTACTTCTGA
- the LOC101762101 gene encoding uncharacterized protein LOC101762101 — protein MVAVAAAGEATPPPELPPSRVSVSSPSPYSRRRCALASRFREPAAPRRHAWVSLQGRLVGAEEASSAASAAPGLPPDEAVAWELFSPLHRVLLVATVAAASSRSHAARRIEQLQRSINLRDEVLEGMQQKLDDLLVEMNCLQQHVKCDSYISTEREKDEIAGSKKIGDEEESGCCMCVRPDAAATPQKAKDLCGMDDARSDVVGRPSLSFVDHEERRMSDLSDFCWSVASSVDNHINGDNQLSFLAADQQLYNLQKECEEKDATIKELAAAAHASSTADAKRIAELQDVLKRKNMVISKLKKDMAALKQMVVELSRAKRASSAISPICTDLPVMSNNVLYDMSSSSPSSSDSESPVTPRYLDERLVDSVPGDDDSKESIAKTSLPSKKPFPHKLRSTSPLKEIRINPKAETNAFGGQKQPTSSIGDFKKIRRQSQQDSRNKATRRWV, from the exons atggtcgccgtcgccgccgccggcgaggcgacCCCGCCCCCGGAACTCCCACCCTCCCGCGTGTCCGTCTCCTCGCCCTCTCCCtactcccgccgccgctgcgccctcGCGAGCCGCTTCCGGGAGCCGGCGGCCCCGCGGCGGCACGCGTGGGTCTCCCTCCAAGGCCGCCTCGTCGGGGCGGAGGAGGCGTCGTCTGCCGCTTCGGCCGCACCGGGCCTTCCCCCGGACGAGGCGGTAGCGTGGGAGCTCTTCAGCCCACTCCACCGCGTTCTTCTCGTCGCTACCGTCGCTGCCGCATCCTCCCGctcccacgccgcccgccgcatcGAGCAGCTACAACGATCGATTAATCTTAGG GATGAGGTGCTGGAAGGCATGCAGCAGAAGCTGGATGATCTGCTCGTCGAGATGAACTGCTTGCAACAGCACGTTAAGTGTGACAGTTACATTTCCACCGAAAGGGAGAAGGATGAGATTGCAGGCAGCAAGAAGATAGGAGATGAAGAGGAATCTGGATGCTGTATGTGCGTGAGGCCAGATGCTGCTGCCACTCCTCAGAAGGCAAAG GATCTCTGTGGAATGGATGATGCTAGGAGTGATGTGGTTGGTAGGCCTAGTCTTTCTTTCGTGGATCATGAAGAGCGCCGTATGTCAGACCTCTCAGACTTCTGCTGGAGTGTTGCATCATCAGTTGATAACCACATAAATGGGGATAATCAG CTAAGTTTCCTGGCAGCAGATCAACAACTGTACAATCTTCAGAAGGAATGTGAAGAGAAGGATGCAACCATCAAGGAACTAGCTGCAGCTGCACATGCATCTAGTACTGCTGATGCCAAG AGAATTGCAGAGTTGCAGGATGTTCTTAAAAGGAAAAACATGGTTATCTCTAAATTGAAGAAAGATATGGCTGCTCTGAAGCAGATG GTTGTTGAATTATCAAGGGCTAAGAGAGCATCTTCTGCCATAAGTCCAATCTGCACTGATTTGCCAGTGATGTCAAACAATGTTCTGTATGATATGAGCAGTTCTAGcccatcatcatcagattctgAATCTCCTGTTACACCAAGATACCTTGATGAGCGTCTTGTTGATAGCGTTCCAGGAGATGACGATTCCAAGGAGTCTATAGCAAAAACATCTCTTCCATCAAAAAAGCCGTTCCCTCACAAGCTGCGCTCAACTAGCCCTTTGAAAGAGATCCGGATTAATCCAAAAGCTGAAACAAATGCATTTGGTGGACAGAAGCAACCTACATCCTCTATTGGAGATTTTAAAAAGATTAGACGACAAAGCCAGCAAGATTCAAGGAATAAAGCTACAAGGAGATGGGTGTAG